A window of Streptomyces armeniacus contains these coding sequences:
- the ftsY gene encoding signal recognition particle-docking protein FtsY: MEIVILAVVIAVVAFLAICGLVITGRRKKTRESRAAATPAATTTAPPAEPQVGEDAETALEEPRRTIEEVGLPDTETAPAPAAPEIEIPEPSAGRLVRLRARLSRSQNSLGKGLLTLLSRERLDEETWEEIEDTLLTADVGVAPTQELVEALRERVRVLGTRTPEELRTLLREELLKLVGPDLDRTVHTETRGAVDRPGIVLVVGVNGTGKTTTTGKLGRVLVADGKSVVLGAADTFRAAAADQLQTWGERVGARTVRGPEGGDPASVAFEAVKEGTDASADVVLIDTAGRLHTKTGLMDELGKVKRVVEKHGPVDEVLLVLDATTGQNGLVQARVFAEVVDITGIVLTKLDGTAKGGIVVAVQRELGVPVKLVGLGEGADDLAPFEPAAFVDALIDGE, encoded by the coding sequence ATGGAAATCGTCATCCTTGCTGTAGTCATCGCCGTGGTCGCGTTCCTCGCGATCTGCGGGCTCGTGATCACCGGTCGCAGGAAGAAGACCAGGGAATCCCGCGCCGCAGCCACGCCCGCCGCCACCACCACCGCGCCGCCCGCCGAGCCCCAAGTCGGCGAGGACGCGGAAACCGCGCTGGAAGAGCCGCGCAGAACGATCGAAGAGGTCGGCCTGCCGGACACCGAGACCGCCCCCGCCCCCGCGGCGCCCGAGATCGAGATCCCGGAGCCGTCCGCCGGCCGTCTCGTACGGCTCCGGGCGCGCCTCTCGCGCTCGCAGAACTCGCTGGGCAAGGGCCTGCTCACGCTGCTCTCCCGGGAGCGCCTGGACGAGGAGACCTGGGAGGAGATCGAGGACACCCTGCTCACCGCCGACGTCGGCGTCGCCCCCACGCAGGAGCTGGTGGAGGCGCTGCGGGAGCGCGTACGGGTGCTCGGCACGCGTACGCCCGAGGAGCTGCGCACGCTGCTCCGCGAGGAGCTGCTCAAGCTCGTCGGGCCGGACCTCGACCGGACCGTGCACACCGAGACCCGCGGCGCCGTGGACCGGCCCGGGATCGTGCTCGTCGTCGGCGTCAACGGCACCGGCAAGACCACCACCACCGGCAAGCTCGGCCGGGTGCTCGTCGCCGACGGCAAGTCCGTCGTCCTGGGCGCCGCGGACACCTTCCGCGCCGCCGCCGCCGACCAGCTGCAGACGTGGGGCGAGCGGGTGGGCGCCCGTACGGTACGCGGACCGGAGGGCGGTGATCCGGCGTCCGTCGCGTTCGAGGCGGTCAAGGAGGGCACCGACGCGAGCGCCGACGTCGTACTGATCGACACCGCCGGCCGGCTGCACACCAAGACCGGCCTGATGGACGAGCTCGGCAAGGTCAAGCGCGTCGTGGAGAAGCACGGCCCGGTGGACGAGGTGCTGCTGGTGCTGGACGCCACGACCGGGCAGAACGGGCTGGTGCAGGCACGGGTGTTCGCGGAGGTCGTGGACATCACCGGAATCGTGCTGACCAAGCTGGACGGCACCGCCAAGGGCGGCATCGTCGTGGCCGTGCAGCGCGAACTGGGCGTGCCGGTCAAGCTGGTGGGCCTCGGCGAGGGCGCCGACGATCTGGCGCCGTTCGAACCGGCGGCCTTCGTGGACGCGTTGATCGACGGGGAGTGA
- a CDS encoding bifunctional DNA primase/polymerase, whose protein sequence is MGFTIGALGSGIRDIRELRELRPGSRRRSRASECTAVAEYAGLWGWSVVPGARAARTGGRTRCSCGVDDCAAPGAHPLDPSLEVPAGATLDEASAAWSQVPGAALLLPAGRTFDVIEVSEAAGRHALARLERMGLPLGPVAATPHGRAWFLVAPGAAAELPRLLYRMGWDDSRLDLRGLGPGDHITAPPSDLGGLGPVHWLRPPTLEGAAHPPEARLLLGTLAYVCHRSAA, encoded by the coding sequence ATGGGGTTCACGATCGGCGCCCTCGGCAGTGGCATCCGGGACATCCGGGAGCTCCGCGAGCTGCGCCCCGGCTCCCGGCGGCGCAGCCGGGCGTCGGAGTGCACGGCCGTCGCGGAGTACGCCGGCCTGTGGGGCTGGTCCGTGGTGCCGGGCGCACGCGCGGCGCGCACCGGCGGACGTACGCGCTGCTCGTGCGGCGTGGACGACTGTGCCGCGCCGGGCGCACACCCGCTGGACCCGTCGCTGGAGGTGCCCGCGGGCGCCACCCTGGACGAGGCCTCCGCCGCCTGGTCGCAGGTGCCGGGCGCGGCGCTGCTGCTGCCCGCGGGGCGTACGTTCGACGTCATCGAGGTGTCCGAGGCCGCAGGCCGGCACGCCCTCGCGCGGCTGGAGCGCATGGGCCTGCCGCTGGGCCCGGTCGCGGCCACTCCGCACGGCCGCGCGTGGTTCCTGGTGGCGCCGGGCGCCGCCGCCGAACTCCCCCGGCTGCTCTACCGCATGGGCTGGGACGACTCGCGCCTCGACCTGCGAGGGCTCGGCCCCGGCGACCACATCACGGCGCCGCCGTCCGACCTCGGCGGGCTCGGCCCGGTGCACTGGCTGCGGCCGCCGACCCTGGAGGGCGCGGCCCATCCGCCGGAGGCACGGCTGCTGCTGGGCACGCTCGCGTACGTGTGCCACCGCTCGGCGGCCTGA
- a CDS encoding ammonium transporter, which yields MNGADTAFVLISAALVMVMTPGLAFFYGGMVRVKSALNMLMMSFVSLGIVSVLWVLYGYSLAFGSDNGGVIGNFDHIGLKGIDVTTLTDGKEGIPVFAFVFFQLMFAVLTPALMSGALADRVKFSAWALFIALWVTFVYFPVAHWVWAEGGWLFELEVIDFAGGTAVHINAGIGALAAVLVIGKRIGFRKDAMRPHSLPLVMLGAALLWFGWFGFNAGSALAADGTAATMALNTQVATGAAMLGWLAYERVRHGAFTTLGAASGAVAGLVAITPSGAHVNAMGAILIGLAAGALCSWAVSLKFKLGYDDSLDVVGVHLVGGVVGTLLVGVLAIDGVGGASQLGKQAVGAFSVMAFSFVVSWLLARLVQATVGFRAAEDDEVAGLDQAFHAETAYDSSAAGGSAARGTAPVHGAAGSETGKQTRKVDA from the coding sequence TTGAACGGCGCGGATACCGCCTTCGTACTGATCAGCGCAGCGCTGGTCATGGTGATGACGCCCGGCCTCGCCTTCTTCTACGGCGGCATGGTCCGGGTCAAGAGCGCACTCAACATGCTCATGATGTCCTTCGTCTCGCTGGGCATCGTCAGCGTCCTTTGGGTGCTGTACGGATACTCGCTTGCCTTCGGCTCCGACAACGGCGGAGTCATCGGCAACTTCGACCACATCGGCCTCAAGGGCATCGACGTCACGACGCTCACGGACGGCAAGGAAGGCATTCCGGTCTTCGCGTTCGTCTTCTTCCAGCTGATGTTCGCCGTGCTCACGCCCGCCCTGATGAGCGGTGCGCTGGCGGACCGGGTGAAGTTCAGCGCGTGGGCGCTGTTCATCGCGCTCTGGGTGACGTTCGTCTACTTCCCGGTCGCGCACTGGGTGTGGGCTGAGGGCGGCTGGCTGTTCGAGCTGGAGGTCATCGACTTCGCGGGCGGCACCGCCGTCCACATCAACGCGGGCATCGGCGCGCTCGCCGCCGTCCTCGTCATCGGCAAGCGCATCGGCTTCCGCAAGGACGCGATGCGCCCGCACAGCCTGCCGCTGGTGATGCTCGGCGCGGCGCTGCTGTGGTTCGGATGGTTCGGCTTCAACGCGGGCTCCGCGCTGGCCGCCGACGGCACGGCCGCCACCATGGCGCTCAACACGCAGGTCGCCACGGGCGCCGCGATGCTCGGCTGGCTGGCGTACGAGCGGGTGCGGCACGGCGCGTTCACCACCCTCGGCGCCGCGTCCGGTGCCGTCGCCGGGCTGGTCGCGATCACGCCGTCCGGCGCGCACGTCAACGCGATGGGCGCCATCCTGATCGGCCTGGCCGCCGGGGCGCTCTGCTCGTGGGCCGTGAGCCTCAAGTTCAAGCTGGGCTACGACGATTCGCTCGACGTCGTCGGTGTGCACCTGGTCGGCGGTGTCGTCGGCACGCTGCTGGTCGGCGTCCTCGCCATCGACGGCGTGGGCGGCGCGAGCCAGCTCGGCAAGCAGGCGGTCGGTGCGTTCTCGGTGATGGCGTTCTCGTTCGTGGTCTCCTGGCTGCTGGCCCGGCTGGTGCAGGCCACGGTCGGCTTCCGCGCCGCGGAGGACGACGAGGTGGCCGGTCTCGACCAGGCGTTCCACGCGGAGACGGCGTACGACTCGAGCGCGGCGGGCGGTTCGGCCGCGCGTGGCACCGCTCCGGTGCACGGCGCCGCGGGCAGCGAGACGGGCAAGCAGACCAGGAAGGTGGACGCGTGA
- a CDS encoding P-II family nitrogen regulator, with protein MKLITAVIKPHRLEEVKEALQAFGVQGLTVTEASGYGRQRGHTEVYRGAEYTVDLVPKVRIEVLAEDEDAEQLIEVVVKASRTGKIGDGKVWSLPVDTAVRVRTGERGPDAL; from the coding sequence GTGAAGCTCATTACGGCGGTCATCAAGCCGCACCGGCTGGAAGAGGTCAAGGAAGCGCTGCAGGCGTTCGGCGTGCAGGGCCTCACGGTCACCGAGGCCAGCGGGTACGGGCGCCAGCGCGGCCACACCGAGGTCTACCGGGGCGCGGAGTACACCGTCGACCTGGTGCCCAAGGTGCGGATCGAGGTGCTGGCCGAGGACGAGGATGCCGAGCAGCTGATCGAGGTGGTGGTGAAGGCGTCCCGTACCGGCAAGATCGGCGACGGCAAGGTGTGGAGCCTGCCGGTCGACACGGCGGTACGGGTGCGGACCGGCGAGCGTGGCCCGGACGCCCTCTGA
- a CDS encoding [protein-PII] uridylyltransferase codes for MARTPSDVAPRDYATARRRLLRGTARPGPSRRAELSRLTDHWLAGLFGGARPGAALVATGGYGRGELSPRSDFDLLLLHDGSTGSAELAELADRIWYPVWDLGIALDHSVRTPAEARKTADEDLKVQLGLLDARHLAGDPALTSALRTAVLARWRAQAPRRLPELHELCRERADRHGELRFLLEPDLKEARGGLRDATALRAVAASWLADAPREGLEQARRTLLDVRDALQLATGRAGDRLSLQDQDQVAADLGLLDADTLLRQVYEAARTLSYAGDVTWREVGRVLRGRSGRQRLRGLLGARGGARQERTPLADGVVEHDGEATLARTARPERDPVLPLRAAAAAAQAGLPLTLPTVRRLAQAAPPLPVPWPAEARQEFVRLLGAGRATVPVWEAMEDAGLVTVLLPDWDRVRCRPQRNPVHTWTVDRHLVETAVRASALTRRVQRPDLLLVAALLHDIGKGWPGDHSVVGATIARDMAARIGFEPADVDVLGTLVRHHLLLVETATRRDLDDPATVESAAEAIGAPGTLELLRALTEADALATGPAAWSAWRGGLVADLVKRVGAVLAGGAADAGAEPYEPTAETERLALDAWRTGGPALVLHTGAEPEGADGAEGAPGAPGGEPAGAELLVALPERPGVLPAVAGVLALHRLTVRAAELRRLPLPAEVTEPGGGDAGDGAHVGNGPSVLLLSWRVAAEYGALPEPDRLRADLVRALDGALDVAARLGEREAAYRRPRGRTSEAPPARVTVAATGSQLATVIEVRAQDAPGLLFRVARTLERARVTVRSAHVSTLGANAVDAFYVTGPEGAPLPATEASELARELERALTG; via the coding sequence GTGGCCCGGACGCCCTCTGACGTGGCGCCCAGGGACTACGCGACGGCCCGGCGGCGCCTCCTGCGGGGCACGGCGCGGCCGGGGCCGTCGCGCCGTGCCGAGCTGTCCCGGCTGACCGACCACTGGCTGGCCGGCCTGTTCGGCGGGGCGCGGCCCGGCGCCGCCCTCGTCGCCACCGGCGGGTACGGGCGCGGCGAGCTGTCGCCGCGCAGCGACTTCGACCTGCTGCTCCTGCACGACGGCAGCACCGGCTCGGCGGAGCTCGCCGAGCTGGCCGACCGGATCTGGTACCCGGTGTGGGACCTGGGCATCGCCCTGGACCACTCCGTACGGACGCCGGCCGAGGCGCGCAAGACCGCGGACGAGGACCTCAAGGTGCAGCTGGGACTGCTCGACGCCCGCCATCTGGCCGGCGACCCCGCGCTCACCTCCGCGCTGCGTACGGCGGTGCTGGCGCGGTGGCGGGCCCAGGCGCCGCGCAGGCTGCCGGAGTTGCACGAGCTGTGCCGCGAACGGGCGGACCGGCACGGGGAGTTGCGGTTCCTGCTCGAACCGGACCTGAAGGAGGCGCGCGGCGGCCTGCGCGACGCCACCGCGCTCCGCGCCGTCGCCGCCTCCTGGCTGGCGGACGCCCCCCGCGAGGGCCTGGAACAGGCCCGCCGCACGCTCCTCGACGTGCGCGACGCGCTTCAGCTCGCCACCGGCCGGGCCGGCGACCGGCTGTCGCTCCAGGACCAGGACCAGGTCGCGGCCGACCTCGGGCTGCTGGACGCGGACACGCTGCTGCGGCAGGTGTACGAGGCGGCGCGCACCCTCTCGTACGCCGGCGACGTCACCTGGCGCGAGGTCGGCCGGGTGCTGCGCGGCCGCTCAGGGCGGCAGCGCCTGCGCGGCCTGCTGGGCGCCCGCGGCGGCGCGCGCCAGGAGCGTACGCCGCTGGCGGACGGTGTCGTCGAACACGACGGCGAGGCCACCCTCGCCCGTACGGCGCGCCCCGAACGCGACCCGGTGCTCCCCCTGCGCGCAGCCGCTGCCGCCGCGCAGGCCGGGCTGCCGCTGACGCTGCCGACCGTACGGCGGCTCGCGCAGGCGGCGCCGCCGCTGCCGGTGCCGTGGCCGGCGGAGGCGCGGCAGGAGTTCGTACGGCTGCTCGGCGCGGGCCGGGCGACCGTACCGGTGTGGGAGGCCATGGAGGACGCCGGGCTGGTCACGGTGCTGCTGCCGGACTGGGACCGCGTACGGTGCCGCCCGCAGCGGAACCCCGTGCACACCTGGACCGTCGACCGGCACCTGGTCGAGACCGCCGTACGCGCCTCCGCGCTCACCCGCCGCGTGCAGCGGCCCGACCTGCTGCTGGTCGCCGCGCTGCTGCACGACATCGGCAAGGGCTGGCCGGGCGACCACTCCGTGGTGGGCGCGACCATCGCGCGGGACATGGCGGCCCGTATCGGCTTCGAGCCCGCCGACGTGGACGTGCTGGGCACGCTCGTACGGCACCACCTGCTGCTCGTGGAGACCGCGACGCGCCGCGACCTGGACGACCCGGCGACCGTCGAGTCGGCCGCCGAGGCGATCGGCGCCCCCGGCACCCTGGAACTGCTGCGCGCGCTCACCGAGGCCGACGCCCTCGCCACCGGGCCCGCCGCCTGGTCGGCCTGGCGCGGCGGGCTGGTGGCCGACCTGGTGAAGCGGGTGGGCGCGGTGCTCGCGGGCGGCGCGGCCGACGCGGGGGCCGAGCCGTACGAGCCGACGGCGGAGACCGAACGGCTCGCCCTGGACGCGTGGCGCACCGGCGGGCCCGCGCTCGTGCTGCATACGGGGGCGGAGCCGGAGGGCGCGGACGGTGCGGAGGGCGCGCCGGGCGCCCCGGGCGGCGAACCCGCCGGTGCCGAGCTGCTCGTCGCGCTGCCCGAGCGGCCGGGCGTACTGCCCGCCGTGGCGGGCGTACTGGCCCTGCACCGGCTCACCGTGCGCGCCGCGGAGCTGCGGCGGCTGCCGCTGCCGGCGGAGGTCACCGAGCCGGGCGGCGGGGACGCCGGGGACGGCGCGCACGTCGGGAACGGCCCCTCCGTGCTGTTGCTGAGCTGGCGGGTCGCCGCCGAGTACGGTGCGCTGCCCGAGCCCGACCGGCTGCGGGCTGATCTCGTACGCGCCCTCGACGGCGCCCTGGACGTCGCCGCGCGGCTCGGCGAGCGGGAGGCCGCGTACCGCAGACCCCGCGGCCGTACGTCCGAGGCGCCGCCCGCGCGCGTGACCGTCGCGGCCACCGGGTCGCAGCTCGCGACGGTGATCGAGGTGCGCGCGCAGGACGCGCCGGGGCTGCTGTTCCGCGTCGCCCGTACGCTGGAGCGTGCGCGGGTGACGGTGCGCAGCGCACACGTCAGTACGCTCGGGGCCAACGCCGTCGACGCCTTCTACGTCACCGGCCCCGAGGGCGCTCCGCTGCCCGCGACGGAAGCCTCCGAGCTGGCACGGGAGCTGGAACGGGCGCTGACCGGCTGA
- the ffh gene encoding signal recognition particle protein, with product MFDTLSDRLAATFKNLRGKGRLTEADIDVTAREIRIALLEADVALSVVRAFIKQVKERALGAEVSQALNPAQQVIKIVNEELISILGGETRRLRFAKNPPTVIMLAGLQGAGKTTLAGKLGRWLQQQGHTPMLVACDLQRPNAVNQLAVVAERAGVAVFAPEPGNGVGDPVQVAKDSITHAREKQHDVVVVDTAGRLGIDQELMQQAADIRDAVSPDEILFVVDAMIGQDAVTTAEAFRDGVGFDGVVLSKLDGDARGGAALSVAQVTGKQIMFASNGEKLDDFDAFHPDRMASRILGMGDMLTLIEKAEQTFSQQEAEKMAAKLAKGPKEFTLDDFLAQMEQVRKMGSISKLLGMMPGMGQMKDQINNLDERDVDRTAAIIKSMTPGERAEPTLINGSRRARIAKGSGVDVSAVKNLVERFFEARKMMSKMAQGGGMPGMPGMPGMGGGGATKKKGKPQKKAKGKRQSGNPMKRKQEEQAAAERRAAAQAGGAFGLPGAGEDPGDFELPQEFKDILPPK from the coding sequence GTGTTCGACACTCTTTCCGATCGCCTCGCAGCGACCTTCAAGAACCTCCGGGGCAAGGGCCGCCTCACAGAGGCCGATATCGACGTCACGGCGCGCGAGATCCGTATCGCCCTCCTGGAGGCGGACGTCGCGCTGTCCGTCGTCCGCGCCTTCATCAAGCAGGTCAAGGAGCGCGCCCTCGGGGCCGAGGTCTCGCAGGCGCTGAACCCGGCCCAGCAGGTCATCAAGATCGTCAACGAGGAGCTCATCAGCATCCTCGGCGGCGAGACCCGCCGGCTCCGGTTCGCCAAGAACCCGCCGACCGTGATCATGCTGGCCGGTCTGCAGGGCGCGGGCAAGACGACCCTGGCCGGGAAGCTGGGGCGCTGGCTGCAGCAGCAGGGCCACACCCCGATGCTGGTCGCTTGCGACCTCCAGCGCCCGAACGCCGTCAACCAGCTCGCGGTCGTCGCCGAGCGCGCGGGCGTCGCCGTCTTCGCCCCGGAGCCCGGGAACGGCGTCGGCGACCCGGTCCAGGTCGCCAAGGACTCGATCACGCACGCCCGTGAGAAGCAGCACGACGTGGTGGTCGTCGACACCGCCGGCCGGCTCGGCATCGACCAGGAGCTGATGCAGCAGGCCGCGGACATCCGGGACGCGGTGAGCCCGGACGAGATCCTGTTCGTCGTGGACGCGATGATCGGCCAGGACGCGGTCACGACGGCCGAGGCGTTCCGGGACGGCGTCGGCTTCGACGGCGTCGTGCTGTCCAAGCTCGACGGCGACGCGCGCGGCGGTGCCGCGCTGTCGGTGGCGCAGGTCACCGGCAAGCAGATCATGTTCGCCTCGAACGGCGAGAAGCTGGACGACTTCGACGCGTTCCACCCGGACCGCATGGCGTCCCGCATCCTCGGCATGGGCGACATGCTCACCCTGATCGAGAAGGCCGAGCAGACCTTCAGCCAGCAAGAGGCCGAGAAGATGGCGGCCAAGCTGGCGAAGGGACCGAAGGAGTTCACGCTCGACGACTTCCTGGCGCAGATGGAGCAGGTCCGCAAGATGGGCTCCATCTCCAAACTGCTCGGCATGATGCCCGGCATGGGCCAGATGAAGGACCAGATCAACAACCTGGACGAGCGCGACGTCGACCGTACGGCCGCCATCATCAAGTCCATGACGCCCGGCGAGCGCGCCGAGCCGACGCTGATCAACGGGTCCCGGCGGGCGCGTATCGCCAAGGGCTCCGGCGTGGATGTCAGCGCGGTGAAGAACCTGGTGGAGCGGTTCTTCGAGGCCCGCAAGATGATGTCCAAGATGGCCCAGGGCGGCGGCATGCCGGGGATGCCCGGGATGCCGGGCATGGGCGGCGGCGGTGCCACGAAGAAGAAGGGCAAGCCGCAGAAGAAGGCCAAGGGCAAGCGCCAGTCCGGGAACCCGATGAAGCGCAAGCAGGAGGAGCAGGCCGCGGCCGAGCGGCGGGCCGCCGCGCAGGCGGGCGGCGCGTTCGGGCTGCCGGGCGCGGGGGAGGACCCCGGGGACTTCGAGCTGCCGCAGGAGTTCAAGGACATCCTGCCGCCGAAGTGA
- a CDS encoding GNAT family N-acetyltransferase has protein sequence MRVYIRPPRPEDERAYSEAVVRSADHLSPWNPVEPDGLPDLLRRQGATLRSFMILNRDDDGLVGRVNVANIVRGRFLNASLGYDSYVPYAGTGRMTEGLRLIVDRCFAAGPDGLGLHRLEINVQPENERSLAMAKRLGFRHEGFSPRMLYLNDAWRDHERFALTAEEWPGAGA, from the coding sequence ATGCGCGTATACATCCGCCCCCCGCGGCCCGAGGACGAGCGGGCGTACAGCGAGGCCGTCGTGCGTTCGGCCGACCACCTCAGCCCGTGGAACCCGGTGGAGCCGGACGGCCTCCCCGACCTGCTGCGGCGGCAGGGCGCGACACTGCGCTCGTTCATGATCCTCAACCGGGACGACGACGGCCTGGTCGGCCGCGTCAACGTCGCCAACATCGTCCGCGGCCGCTTCCTCAACGCCTCGCTCGGCTACGACAGCTACGTCCCGTACGCGGGTACCGGCCGCATGACGGAGGGGCTGCGGCTCATCGTCGACCGGTGCTTCGCGGCCGGGCCCGACGGGCTCGGGCTGCACCGCCTGGAGATCAACGTCCAGCCGGAGAACGAACGGTCCCTCGCGATGGCCAAACGCCTCGGCTTCCGGCACGAGGGCTTCTCCCCGCGCATGCTCTACCTCAACGACGCCTGGCGCGACCACGAGCGCTTCGCCCTCACGGCGGAGGAGTGGCCGGGGGCGGGCGCCTGA